The Siansivirga zeaxanthinifaciens CC-SAMT-1 region GAGTCATCTAATACATAATTATTAAAATTACCGTAAATATAAATTTCAGAGTCTGGCTCTAAATTTTTTGGCGGTATTAACGAAAAGTGCATCCAAACATAATCGGCTTCAATACTCGGGTTTTCTGCATCAACAACAGTAATTAAATAATTTCCGTTTATATCAGGATTGTAAGTGTAGGGTCTATTTTTTCTTGAAAAATTGGTAAAAAGGTAATTGTGGTATAACTCTTTTAAGTCAATAAATTGTATGCCTGTATTGGCCGCTCTAACATCTTTATTTTCAAAAAAAAGATATTCGTTGCCAGCCCAAAAACTGGTTTCCGAATCGTATTTATAAATAAGTTGGTTTCCTATAGTAAAGAGTGGTTGTAAGTTATAAATAGCCGTATTTAAATTGTTGTTTTGAACAATAATGGCCTTTACTGTTTGTTTAGGATTGTTAAATTGTATATTGTTTGATGAAATATTAATATCTACTCGTTGTTTTTCTTCAATAAACTCAATGCTTCTACTGCGTTTTATATCTACACCTACAATAGCCAAATCTTCGTAAATCATGAATTTTCTGGAAAACATAAGCTCGTTATAGCTGTTGTAAATAAAAATCATATAATTTCCAGAAACTTTTAATCCTTTAGTTTGTTCATTTGGAATGGTTAGTTGATAATGTGAATAGATTTGATAGGTGTTAAATGAATTTTCATAGGTTCTTATGCGTTGGTTGTCAAGCCCATTCATAAATTCCGATTTAAATAAAATAGAAGGTGTCCAATCGGCATTATAATATTCTATTTTATAGTAATAATCATCTTCATTTCCATTCAAAGCATCGAATTCTAAAGTTAAATAATCGCCTAACTTTAAAATTGGCAATTGTGTTTCGGGAGTGTTGCCTTTAAAATTTATAGTTTTAATATAGTTGGGCGGATGTACTTCTTCAACTTGAGAAATCCCTAAATATGAAAAAAACAACAGAATTATTGTGATTATTAAAGAATGATTCATTAAACTAGATGTATTTTTTGTAAATATATACAAAATTCGTGCCTCTTGCATAAGTTGTTATTTAGAATGAATACAAATAATAAACTATAAATAACATTGTATTTTTTTAGTAAAGAAATTTGTATTTTTGCTGCGATTTTTAGACAACTAATTTCAATATAAAAAATATGTCAAACGACATTCGCATTAAAAAAGGTCTAGACATTAAGCTTAAGGGTGAAGCAGAAAAAACCTTGGAAAAGGCAATAGTAAGCAACTTTTATACTTTAAGACCAGATGACTTCCATAGCGTAATCCCGAAATTAATTTCAAACGTTGGAGCTAAAGTAAAAGCAGGAGAGCCTGTGTTTTACAATAAATCCAATGAAAACATTAAGTTTGTTTCTCCTGTTGCAGGTGAAATTATTGAAATTGCACGTGGTGAGAAACGTAAAATTTTATCAGTTAAAATTCAAGCAGACAGCGAGCAAACATACCAAGATTATGGTGTGTTTAATTTAGATGCAGCAACACCTGAAGCGGTTAAAGCACATCTGTTAGCTTCGGGTTGTTGGCCTTTTATAAAGCAACGACCGTATGATGTTATTGCAAATCCAGATAAGGCGCCTAAAGCTATTTTCATTTCTGGTTATGCAAGTGCACCATTATCTGCCGATTTGGATTTTACTTTAAAAGGAAAAGAAGCCGAACTGCAAGCTGCAGTTACTGCTTTAGGAAAACTTACCGAAGGTAAATTACACATTGGTATAGGTAGCTCAACATCTCCATTAGCTGGATTAAATGGTGTTGTAACCCATAAGGTTACGGGGCCACATCCATCTGGAAATGTGGGTACATTAATTAATAAAATAGACCCGGTAAATAAAGGTGAAGTTGTGTGGACAGTAAGTGCACAAGATCTTGTTATTATTGGGGAACTTTTATTAACCGGAAAGTTTAATGCAGAGCGTATAGTTGCCTTAGTTGGATCTTCTATCGAAAAACCAAGATATTTTAAAACTAAAATAGGTAGTGAGTTATCTACTGTGGTTTACGATAAAGGAGTTTCAGAAGGTGCTCATGTTCGTGTAATTTCAGGAAATGTTTTAAGCGGAAAACAAGTTGGACCAGGTGGTAATTTAGATTATTACAGCAATGTAATAACGGTTATTCCAGAAGGTGATGACTATGAATTTTTTGGATGGAATAAACCTGTTTTTAATAAAATTTCTACTTCTAGAGCTTTAACTTTTTCTTGGTTAAATCCTAATAAGAAGTACGATTTAAATACAAATACCAACGGAGAGCACAGAGCATTTGTTGTAACTGGTAGTTACGAAGAAGTATTTCCTTTAGATATTTATCC contains the following coding sequences:
- a CDS encoding type IX secretion system plug protein: MNHSLIITIILLFFSYLGISQVEEVHPPNYIKTINFKGNTPETQLPILKLGDYLTLEFDALNGNEDDYYYKIEYYNADWTPSILFKSEFMNGLDNQRIRTYENSFNTYQIYSHYQLTIPNEQTKGLKVSGNYMIFIYNSYNELMFSRKFMIYEDLAIVGVDIKRSRSIEFIEEKQRVDINISSNNIQFNNPKQTVKAIIVQNNNLNTAIYNLQPLFTIGNQLIYKYDSETSFWAGNEYLFFENKDVRAANTGIQFIDLKELYHNYLFTNFSRKNRPYTYNPDINGNYLITVVDAENPSIEADYVWMHFSLIPPKNLEPDSEIYIYGNFNNYVLDDSNKMIFDKEKNLYTNMMLLKQGFYNYKYVVLNKNNVLDEGAISGNFYQTENNYKVIVYYRDLGARYDKIIGIGEGSSINISN
- a CDS encoding Na(+)-translocating NADH-quinone reductase subunit A, which produces MSNDIRIKKGLDIKLKGEAEKTLEKAIVSNFYTLRPDDFHSVIPKLISNVGAKVKAGEPVFYNKSNENIKFVSPVAGEIIEIARGEKRKILSVKIQADSEQTYQDYGVFNLDAATPEAVKAHLLASGCWPFIKQRPYDVIANPDKAPKAIFISGYASAPLSADLDFTLKGKEAELQAAVTALGKLTEGKLHIGIGSSTSPLAGLNGVVTHKVTGPHPSGNVGTLINKIDPVNKGEVVWTVSAQDLVIIGELLLTGKFNAERIVALVGSSIEKPRYFKTKIGSELSTVVYDKGVSEGAHVRVISGNVLSGKQVGPGGNLDYYSNVITVIPEGDDYEFFGWNKPVFNKISTSRALTFSWLNPNKKYDLNTNTNGEHRAFVVTGSYEEVFPLDIYPMQILKACMYKDLDEMEALGMYEVAPEDFALTEFICVSKQPHQKIIREGLDLMLKEIG